Proteins encoded in a region of the Petrotoga mexicana DSM 14811 genome:
- a CDS encoding dynamin family protein — protein sequence MGISLVSDKFKKEESKLKALLNDYLDLINRNSFLIKDKIDEVKSEFETLFNFVVVGKVKAGKSSFLNALLGIKEGEENIFEVGPGPQTSKITIVRKGQGNVETKGDMVTIYKDLDSLEGIEIIDTPGTDTIMEKHEKITRDFLENSNLIMFVFDSKNIYTKTDWELIEKIIKDLKKDVIFILSQKDRASQEEIETAKKELINRCNKIDLKDPKIFLTSAKLEIESKPDSGFQQVREYIFNEIGSHDKKRMKLKTIIGKIRTSVDQNSKILNEKIEELEVRKRYYESVELFLQENQSFLNERFESISDTIKNYYLSKLTDLKDSILNFYKTQKKVKELIEYEITKFIKEGSNILEEKIKREITYIIDEEKRRIDKFFDKEEVVERLGKDSFLNEKLKSDVDKFFDDFQEDLEKEINTILNRTFKTVTFKNKNLLNRLYISKSVQKRLDNEISNQMKALENTLRTNVESFLNSLKVKMQTSMFENYEAFKNEINNLEHFKDLKGKIDEYSRQLEDIESSISSKSF from the coding sequence ATGGGGATATCTTTAGTTAGCGATAAATTCAAGAAAGAAGAGTCTAAGTTAAAAGCCTTGTTGAACGATTATTTAGACCTTATCAATAGGAATTCTTTTTTGATTAAAGATAAAATTGACGAAGTAAAGAGCGAATTCGAAACACTTTTCAATTTTGTGGTTGTAGGCAAAGTTAAAGCTGGTAAAAGCAGTTTTTTAAACGCTTTACTTGGAATTAAAGAAGGAGAAGAGAATATCTTTGAGGTTGGACCAGGACCTCAGACTTCCAAAATAACAATTGTTCGAAAGGGTCAAGGAAACGTTGAAACAAAAGGTGATATGGTTACAATCTACAAAGATTTGGATTCTTTGGAAGGAATAGAGATAATAGACACCCCAGGAACGGACACAATAATGGAGAAACATGAAAAGATTACTAGAGATTTTTTAGAAAATAGCAATCTGATAATGTTTGTTTTCGACTCGAAAAATATATACACAAAAACCGATTGGGAGTTAATCGAAAAGATTATCAAGGATTTGAAAAAAGATGTCATCTTTATTCTTTCCCAGAAGGATAGAGCTTCACAAGAAGAGATTGAAACAGCTAAAAAAGAACTTATAAATAGATGCAACAAAATAGATTTGAAAGATCCCAAAATCTTTTTAACTTCAGCTAAGTTAGAAATTGAATCCAAACCTGATAGTGGGTTCCAACAGGTTAGAGAGTATATTTTTAACGAAATAGGTAGTCATGACAAGAAAAGAATGAAATTGAAAACAATTATAGGTAAGATTAGAACTTCTGTTGACCAAAATAGCAAAATTTTGAATGAAAAAATCGAGGAATTAGAAGTTCGTAAGAGGTATTATGAAAGCGTTGAATTGTTTTTGCAAGAGAATCAATCGTTTTTGAATGAAAGGTTTGAGTCAATTAGCGATACTATAAAAAATTATTACTTGAGTAAGTTAACTGATTTGAAAGATTCAATCTTAAACTTTTATAAAACGCAGAAAAAAGTGAAGGAATTGATCGAGTACGAGATTACTAAATTTATAAAAGAGGGATCAAATATACTGGAAGAGAAAATAAAAAGAGAAATCACATATATTATCGATGAAGAAAAAAGAAGAATAGATAAATTTTTTGATAAAGAAGAAGTTGTTGAAAGATTAGGAAAGGATTCTTTTTTAAATGAAAAGTTAAAATCTGATGTTGATAAATTTTTTGATGATTTTCAGGAAGATTTGGAGAAAGAAATCAACACAATTTTAAATAGAACCTTTAAAACAGTCACGTTTAAAAACAAAAATCTATTGAACAGGTTATACATCTCTAAAAGTGTTCAGAAGAGATTGGATAATGAAATTTCTAATCAAATGAAGGCTTTAGAAAATACACTTAGAACTAATGTTGAATCTTTTTTAAATAGCTTAAAAGTAAAAATGCAAACAAGTATGTTTGAAAACTACGAAGCATTTAAAAACGAAATAAATAACCTAGAACATTTCAAAGATCTAAAGGGAAAAATTGATGAATACTCAAGACAATTGGAAGATATAGAGTCATCTATCAGCAGTAAGTCTTTTTAG
- a CDS encoding ABC transporter permease, with amino-acid sequence MKNYKQLGNKYVKMKKGRTTAIIVTNILAIALVTFFWVYRTASFNGQINQILQYTGNYHAVFENLSENQIKILKEDPRIIALGENRSGTASIIEGTKGTLQSSTVILVTYKDPKKMKEITKDIARSLRIDEDDYYLNKALQSTIEIYGGNNLSTILLTILIVSVAITAIYNILNISVLERVREFGRIRAIGATPTQVRRIIFREASMYALVSIPIGIILGFVLPYLFLPIIGLSDVAKNIQITTGIIIGSAVVGIISIYISSFLPARKTQNISPMEAIRITEKLKTNKKKKKRKEHKWAEKAFGITGKIASQDMESNIGQTRKTLVSITLLVILFVSIAYITSSFDPLQAVTKTIKSDYLLVDERLSINDGFSDETLEEVKNIEGIKEVKGLKYESKYHLSFDSGVIDELYLNQDYMFEYQKEWLNRTGEYPAYIFIFPYSDEMLEECNEYLLEGSMDIEKLKSGNYVIVEYTYGFFSEDISLDNYPLKVGDEIELIPLTIEGNSLEELSNYPKLEIVALIEEVPYYLHENNPLYPMMIVSEETFNKLSNRKNYSQIYINLAEDADRTYVENQLNEIATSKGSWEVVSFRKVIEDIEKAAHTTVYILYIFGTVIFLISISSIANSISTNILTRTTQYGILRAVGLNEKNLRKMMLIEGFLFSAKGGIWGIIVGSIVGIFWFAIMAANGAYIKFMIPWLQILLIFVVTILCGMLITLIPFNRLKKTSIIESIRDIEQ; translated from the coding sequence ATGAAAAATTATAAACAACTGGGCAATAAGTATGTAAAGATGAAAAAGGGTAGAACAACAGCGATTATTGTAACTAATATCTTAGCAATTGCTTTAGTTACATTTTTTTGGGTATATAGAACTGCATCTTTTAACGGACAGATAAATCAAATACTCCAATACACAGGTAACTACCATGCAGTCTTCGAAAATCTCAGTGAAAACCAAATAAAAATATTAAAAGAAGATCCAAGGATAATAGCCCTTGGAGAAAATAGGTCAGGTACTGCATCAATCATTGAAGGCACGAAGGGGACACTTCAAAGTTCAACTGTAATTTTGGTAACTTACAAAGACCCCAAAAAGATGAAGGAAATAACAAAAGATATCGCAAGGAGTTTGAGGATAGACGAAGATGATTATTATTTAAACAAAGCTCTCCAGAGCACAATCGAAATATATGGAGGGAACAATCTATCCACAATACTATTAACGATTCTCATTGTATCAGTAGCTATTACAGCTATATACAATATTTTGAACATATCAGTTTTGGAAAGGGTAAGAGAGTTTGGAAGGATAAGAGCGATAGGGGCAACACCAACACAAGTTCGACGTATTATATTTAGAGAAGCTTCCATGTATGCATTGGTTTCTATCCCCATTGGGATAATATTGGGATTCGTCTTACCTTACTTATTCTTACCGATAATTGGGTTAAGTGATGTTGCAAAAAACATACAAATAACCACCGGTATAATCATTGGATCTGCTGTTGTAGGAATAATTTCGATATACATTTCTTCTTTCTTACCTGCAAGAAAAACTCAAAATATAAGCCCTATGGAGGCAATTAGGATAACGGAGAAGTTGAAAACAAATAAAAAAAAGAAAAAAAGAAAAGAACATAAATGGGCAGAAAAAGCTTTTGGTATAACAGGGAAAATAGCAAGTCAAGATATGGAAAGTAACATAGGACAAACAAGAAAGACCTTGGTATCCATCACACTTTTGGTGATTTTGTTTGTTTCAATCGCCTATATAACTTCAAGTTTTGACCCTCTTCAAGCGGTAACAAAAACAATAAAATCAGATTATCTATTGGTAGATGAAAGATTGTCTATTAATGACGGCTTCTCTGATGAAACGTTGGAAGAAGTGAAAAACATAGAAGGAATAAAAGAAGTAAAAGGTCTTAAATATGAATCAAAGTATCATTTATCTTTTGATTCAGGAGTTATTGATGAACTTTATTTGAATCAAGATTATATGTTCGAGTATCAAAAAGAATGGTTAAATAGAACCGGAGAATACCCAGCTTATATCTTTATTTTTCCCTATTCAGATGAAATGTTGGAAGAATGCAATGAGTACCTATTGGAAGGAAGCATGGATATCGAAAAACTTAAAAGTGGAAATTATGTCATTGTTGAGTACACTTATGGATTTTTTAGTGAAGATATCTCTTTGGATAATTATCCGCTAAAGGTTGGAGATGAGATAGAACTGATACCTTTAACCATAGAGGGAAATAGTTTGGAGGAACTATCAAATTATCCAAAACTCGAAATCGTTGCTTTGATAGAAGAGGTACCGTATTACTTACACGAGAATAATCCTTTATATCCAATGATGATAGTATCAGAAGAAACCTTTAATAAGTTAAGCAATAGAAAAAATTACAGCCAGATATACATAAACCTCGCTGAAGATGCAGATAGAACATACGTAGAAAATCAGTTAAACGAGATAGCAACTTCAAAAGGAAGTTGGGAAGTAGTATCCTTTAGAAAGGTAATAGAAGATATAGAAAAAGCTGCACACACCACCGTCTATATTCTATACATATTTGGGACGGTAATTTTTCTTATATCTATCTCGAGTATAGCAAATTCGATCTCAACGAACATTCTAACAAGGACAACGCAATATGGCATACTAAGAGCGGTAGGTCTAAATGAAAAGAATCTAAGAAAGATGATGTTGATAGAAGGATTCTTATTTTCAGCAAAAGGAGGGATCTGGGGAATAATAGTTGGAAGTATTGTAGGGATATTTTGGTTTGCCATTATGGCAGCAAATGGAGCGTACATTAAATTTATGATCCCTTGGCTACAAATACTGTTGATATTCGTGGTAACGATACTATGTGGAATGTTGATAACGTTGATACCTTTTAATAGATTGAAGAAAACTTCAATAATTGAATCTATAAGAGATATAGAGCAATAA
- a CDS encoding 2-hydroxyacid dehydrogenase, with protein MKKVSITYKIPEAGIDLLKGKYDIWVNPKDKLLTKEELKEIAKESDALITMLADPIDSEVLEAGKDRLKIVANYAVGYNNIDIQKAKELGIYVTNTPDVLTETTADLAWALMLAVARRIVESDAFTREGKFDGWKPELFLGTDVYGKTLGIIGFGNIGQAVARRAIGFNMKVYYYQRHRLSSEEERASNAAYLPLDELLKVSDYVSLHVPLTDETYHMLDREKLSLLKKSAFIINTARGPVIDEQVLYEKLKNKEIAGAALDVYENEPQLTPGLKDLDNVVLTPHIGSASHETRSRMAQMVAKDIIQALEGETPEHLIWR; from the coding sequence ATGAAAAAAGTCTCAATAACCTACAAAATCCCTGAAGCAGGTATAGATTTGCTAAAAGGTAAGTATGATATTTGGGTTAATCCAAAGGATAAGCTACTCACCAAAGAAGAACTAAAAGAAATAGCAAAAGAATCTGACGCATTAATTACGATGTTGGCAGATCCGATCGATAGTGAAGTGTTAGAAGCAGGTAAGGATAGATTAAAAATCGTCGCAAATTACGCTGTTGGATACAACAACATCGATATCCAAAAGGCAAAAGAGTTAGGAATATATGTAACTAATACCCCTGATGTATTAACCGAAACCACCGCTGATTTAGCCTGGGCTTTGATGTTAGCTGTTGCCAGACGAATCGTAGAGTCTGATGCCTTTACAAGAGAAGGTAAATTTGATGGTTGGAAGCCTGAATTGTTTTTAGGAACCGATGTATACGGCAAAACCTTGGGTATCATAGGATTTGGAAATATAGGTCAAGCGGTTGCCAGAAGGGCAATAGGGTTCAACATGAAAGTTTATTACTATCAGAGGCATCGCCTTTCCAGCGAAGAAGAAAGGGCTTCGAATGCCGCTTATTTACCGCTTGATGAACTTTTGAAGGTTTCTGATTATGTGAGTTTACATGTGCCTTTAACTGACGAGACTTATCATATGTTGGATAGAGAAAAATTATCGCTATTAAAGAAATCTGCCTTTATTATTAATACGGCAAGAGGTCCAGTAATTGATGAACAAGTGCTATACGAAAAATTAAAAAATAAAGAGATTGCAGGTGCAGCGTTAGATGTGTATGAGAATGAACCTCAATTGACACCTGGATTAAAAGATTTAGATAATGTAGTACTAACACCGCACATTGGATCTGCATCACACGAGACGAGAAGTCGAATGGCTCAGATGGTAGCAAAAGATATCATTCAAGCTTTGGAAGGAGAAACACCTGAACATCTAATATGGAGGTAG
- the uvrB gene encoding excinuclease ABC subunit UvrB: MFELRSEYEPQGDQPKAIEELSSGINKNYRFQTLLGVTGSGKTYTMANIIANVNRPTLVLSPNKILAVQLYNEFKEFFPENKVEFFISYYDYYQPEAYIPSRDIYIEKNADINDILVKMRLSTLKSVLTRRDVIVVSSVSAIYASGNPDDFSNINLYLRVNEEYSRREILIKLGKMQYTRQEKDYLGGTFRWKGDVLEIFPPYEDFGIRVTFFDNEVEKIEALDVFNRTIIEEFDKITIYPAKEFVTSQEKIFSAIERINADLQTQIEYFKREGKLLEAQRIEQRVRQDVEFLQTLGYCKGIENYSRYFDGRNPGDPPWTLLDYFDEDFITFIDESHIAVPQLRAMFRGDYARKKNLVDYGFRLPSALDNRPLRFEEFLERTNQIVFVSATPGPFEMEVSDQIVEQIIRPTGLVDPKVEVKSTEGQVDDFISEVKEVVERGERALAVVLTKKDAEILSDHLNLMGIKSLYLHSELDTIERSEVVKKLRNGEIEVVVGVNLLREGLDLPEVSLVAIMDADREGFLRSETTLIQTIGRAARNVQGKVLLYADRITEAMKTAIDETNRRREIQIQYNIDNNITPRSIIKKLPEDIFAPFKDNEVKEEDYIFAVEENLSPDDYLAMLEEKMYEAASELKYEEAAKYRDEIKRIKRKYNIKQN, encoded by the coding sequence GTGTTTGAGCTTCGTTCAGAATACGAGCCTCAAGGAGATCAACCAAAAGCAATAGAAGAACTCTCTTCTGGGATCAATAAAAATTATAGATTTCAAACTTTATTGGGAGTTACTGGATCTGGTAAAACCTATACAATGGCTAATATTATTGCAAACGTGAATCGACCAACTTTAGTGCTCTCCCCGAATAAAATCTTAGCTGTTCAACTATACAACGAATTCAAAGAGTTTTTTCCAGAAAATAAAGTAGAATTTTTTATAAGTTACTACGATTACTATCAACCAGAAGCCTACATCCCCTCGCGAGATATATACATAGAAAAAAATGCAGACATAAACGATATTTTAGTCAAAATGAGGCTTTCAACGTTAAAATCAGTTTTAACAAGGAGAGACGTAATTGTAGTTTCAAGTGTTTCAGCTATCTATGCATCGGGAAACCCTGATGACTTTTCCAACATAAACCTTTATTTGCGAGTGAATGAAGAGTATTCTAGAAGAGAGATCCTTATTAAACTCGGTAAAATGCAATACACAAGGCAAGAAAAAGATTATCTCGGTGGAACTTTCAGATGGAAGGGTGATGTTTTAGAAATATTTCCTCCCTACGAAGATTTTGGAATAAGGGTAACTTTCTTTGATAACGAAGTCGAAAAGATTGAAGCTCTGGACGTATTCAACAGAACTATAATAGAAGAATTTGATAAAATTACTATTTATCCAGCGAAAGAATTTGTAACCAGTCAGGAAAAGATTTTTTCAGCTATTGAAAGAATAAATGCCGATCTGCAAACCCAAATAGAATATTTTAAAAGGGAAGGAAAACTTTTAGAGGCTCAACGAATAGAACAAAGGGTACGTCAAGATGTGGAATTTCTTCAAACATTGGGATATTGCAAAGGGATAGAAAATTATTCAAGGTATTTCGATGGAAGAAATCCTGGAGACCCTCCGTGGACCCTTTTGGATTACTTCGACGAGGATTTTATTACCTTTATCGACGAATCCCACATAGCCGTACCACAGTTAAGAGCAATGTTCAGAGGAGATTACGCGAGGAAGAAAAACCTAGTTGACTACGGATTTAGGCTACCGTCTGCTTTAGATAACAGACCTTTAAGATTCGAAGAGTTTTTGGAAAGAACCAATCAAATAGTTTTTGTATCAGCTACCCCAGGTCCATTTGAAATGGAAGTATCAGACCAAATAGTTGAACAAATCATTAGACCTACAGGGCTTGTGGATCCAAAGGTTGAAGTAAAATCTACGGAAGGGCAAGTGGACGATTTCATATCCGAAGTAAAAGAGGTCGTAGAAAGAGGAGAAAGGGCTCTAGCGGTGGTTTTGACGAAGAAAGATGCAGAAATTCTCTCCGACCATTTGAACCTAATGGGCATTAAATCATTGTATCTACACTCAGAACTGGACACAATTGAAAGGTCAGAGGTAGTGAAAAAGCTAAGAAACGGCGAAATTGAAGTAGTTGTGGGTGTAAACTTACTAAGAGAAGGGCTGGATTTACCGGAAGTTTCTCTTGTCGCCATAATGGATGCAGATAGAGAGGGATTTTTAAGATCTGAAACAACATTGATTCAAACGATTGGTAGGGCTGCGAGAAACGTTCAAGGAAAGGTATTACTATACGCAGACAGAATAACGGAGGCTATGAAAACCGCCATCGACGAAACCAATAGAAGAAGAGAAATACAGATTCAATACAATATAGATAACAACATCACTCCAAGAAGCATCATTAAAAAATTACCGGAAGATATATTTGCGCCGTTCAAAGATAACGAGGTAAAAGAAGAAGATTATATATTCGCTGTAGAGGAGAACCTCTCTCCAGATGATTACTTAGCCATGCTTGAAGAAAAAATGTACGAAGCGGCATCCGAATTAAAATACGAAGAAGCAGCAAAGTACCGGGATGAGATCAAAAGGATAAAAAGAAAATACAACATCAAACAAAATTGA
- the lepA gene encoding translation elongation factor 4 has protein sequence MFDPNFIRNIAIIAHIDHGKTTLMDRILELTHSIDERNMREQYLDSMDLEREKGITIKSHPVKVFYTGKDGNEYELNILDTPGHIDFTYEVSRSLAACEGAILLVDATQGVQAQTVTNTYLALENNLEIIGAINKIDLPTANIDETMLEINDLVGIEADSIVPISAKTGEGVTDLLELIIQKVPSPLSKGNTSDKLKGLVFDAKYDKYKGIIVYCRIFGGKVKKGDKIKLMASEGTYEVTEVGIFHPEMIETEDLSAGEIGYIIAGIKDIEQARVGDTITDALNPIDKPLPGYKEVKPMVYAGLYPGLPEYYEDLRKALEKLKLNDASLVFTPESSPAMGYGFRVGFLGLLHMEVVKERLQREFELAVILTVPSVIYKAKLRNGEEIEITNPSEFPDEDLIEKVYEPFCKLDIITPPDYMGDLINLAQVEKRGNFSHVSNAGKNRVVLHFEIPLADLIFDFFDKMKAISKGYASMDYEITGYKESNLVKLEILINREKVDALSYVVHESQSYTLARKLVDKLRDLIPRHQFEIPIQAYCKGKIIARSTIKALRKDVLQKCYGGDVTRKMKLLEKQKEGKKRMREIGKVNIPQEAFLALLKVNEDEE, from the coding sequence TTGTTTGATCCCAATTTTATTAGAAATATAGCAATAATTGCACATATTGATCATGGAAAAACAACCTTGATGGATAGAATACTGGAATTGACGCATTCAATAGACGAAAGAAACATGAGAGAACAGTATTTAGATTCAATGGACTTAGAAAGAGAGAAAGGAATTACTATCAAATCACATCCGGTAAAGGTTTTTTATACTGGAAAAGATGGAAATGAGTATGAGCTAAATATTCTGGACACTCCCGGACATATTGATTTTACCTATGAAGTTTCAAGAAGTTTGGCAGCATGTGAAGGTGCTATTTTATTGGTCGATGCCACACAGGGTGTGCAAGCCCAAACGGTTACTAACACGTATTTAGCGTTGGAGAACAATTTAGAAATCATAGGTGCAATAAACAAAATAGATCTTCCCACTGCAAATATTGATGAAACAATGTTGGAGATAAATGATTTGGTTGGTATTGAAGCAGATTCTATAGTCCCCATTAGTGCTAAAACTGGAGAGGGCGTTACAGATTTACTGGAATTGATTATTCAAAAGGTCCCTTCTCCCCTTAGCAAAGGCAATACTTCAGACAAGTTGAAAGGTCTGGTATTCGATGCTAAGTACGATAAGTACAAAGGGATCATCGTTTATTGTAGAATATTTGGTGGGAAGGTAAAAAAAGGCGATAAGATTAAATTAATGGCATCTGAAGGAACCTATGAAGTTACAGAGGTTGGAATCTTTCATCCAGAGATGATAGAGACAGAGGATTTGTCCGCTGGCGAAATTGGTTATATTATAGCGGGGATAAAAGATATTGAGCAAGCAAGAGTAGGAGATACAATTACTGATGCGCTGAATCCCATAGATAAACCTCTTCCTGGGTACAAAGAAGTAAAACCGATGGTCTATGCTGGACTTTATCCAGGCTTACCTGAGTATTATGAGGATTTAAGAAAGGCTCTTGAAAAGTTGAAATTGAACGATGCCTCTCTTGTGTTCACACCCGAAAGTTCCCCCGCTATGGGATATGGTTTTAGGGTAGGTTTTTTGGGCTTACTTCACATGGAAGTTGTTAAAGAACGTTTGCAAAGGGAGTTTGAACTTGCCGTTATCCTTACTGTTCCGAGTGTAATTTACAAAGCCAAGCTAAGAAATGGGGAAGAAATAGAAATTACGAATCCTTCAGAGTTTCCTGATGAAGATTTGATAGAGAAAGTTTACGAACCTTTTTGCAAGTTGGATATTATCACGCCGCCTGATTATATGGGAGATTTAATCAATCTTGCTCAAGTCGAAAAAAGAGGTAATTTTTCTCATGTATCAAATGCAGGTAAAAATCGGGTAGTTTTACATTTTGAAATTCCTTTGGCTGATTTGATCTTCGATTTTTTTGATAAGATGAAGGCTATCAGTAAAGGTTACGCCTCTATGGATTACGAGATAACTGGATACAAAGAGTCTAATTTAGTGAAGTTAGAAATTTTAATAAATAGAGAGAAAGTCGACGCCTTGTCTTACGTAGTTCATGAGAGCCAGAGTTATACACTTGCAAGAAAATTAGTAGATAAATTAAGGGATTTAATTCCCAGACATCAGTTCGAGATACCTATACAAGCATATTGTAAGGGTAAGATAATAGCGAGATCCACTATTAAAGCCTTAAGAAAAGATGTCCTTCAAAAGTGTTATGGTGGAGATGTGACAAGAAAGATGAAATTGCTAGAAAAGCAAAAAGAAGGTAAAAAAAGGATGAGAGAGATTGGTAAGGTCAATATTCCGCAAGAGGCATTTTTGGCTTTGTTGAAAGTCAATGAAGATGAAGAATAG
- a CDS encoding ABC transporter ATP-binding protein codes for MEILRTEDLKKKYGEGENEVWALKGITISAEKGEFISIVGPSGSGKSTLLHLIGGLDSISSGKIYIEEKDISELSEEELAKFRRQKVGFIFQFYNLIPVLTVEENILLPILLDEKEPDMEYIDGVLKFLNIKDKTNKLPNQLSGGEQQRVAIARALANKPAIILADEPTGNLDTKTGSEVMELLRDLNKEYDQTMLMVTHDLKLAKQADRTITLVDGKTEKEEHNANRGHIC; via the coding sequence ATGGAAATATTGAGAACGGAAGATTTAAAAAAGAAATATGGCGAAGGAGAAAATGAAGTCTGGGCGTTGAAAGGGATAACGATCTCGGCAGAAAAAGGAGAATTTATATCGATAGTGGGACCAAGTGGCTCTGGGAAAAGTACATTATTACATCTTATAGGTGGGCTTGATAGTATAAGTTCTGGAAAAATATACATTGAAGAAAAAGACATCTCTGAATTATCTGAAGAAGAATTAGCTAAGTTCAGAAGACAAAAAGTGGGATTTATCTTTCAATTTTACAATCTAATACCTGTTTTAACGGTAGAAGAAAATATCCTTTTGCCCATACTGTTGGATGAAAAAGAACCTGATATGGAATACATAGATGGTGTACTAAAATTTTTGAATATAAAAGACAAGACAAATAAACTTCCAAACCAACTATCGGGAGGGGAACAACAAAGGGTAGCCATTGCGAGGGCGCTGGCAAACAAACCGGCGATAATTCTGGCAGATGAACCAACAGGGAACTTAGACACAAAAACAGGATCGGAGGTTATGGAATTACTTAGAGATCTAAACAAAGAGTACGATCAGACGATGCTGATGGTAACCCATGATTTGAAATTAGCAAAACAAGCAGATAGAACAATAACCTTAGTTGATGGGAAAACAGAAAAAGAAGAGCACAATGCTAACAGAGGCCACATTTGTTGA